The DNA region CAACCCGGCTCGTGAAACCCAAAAGCTCCCACCCCGAATCGGTTCTGTTCGGGTCTGGATGTCTCCTCCTTCACCCGACTCCCTCCTCATGCCCGAAACCCTAGTGCTGCTCCTCTCTTCCACGCAACTCAGCGCCGCCCTTGCCTGTATACCCATTGAGAAACTGCCGAGACAGATCAGATCTATATCTTAGCGGCGCCCCACCAACAAACAGCGCCAGGGGAATCCGGAATCAATCTTGCTTAATTCCTCCACCCAGAATCGTGTAATATCAGGAGCTTGGAGGTTTCAATAGAGGAAGTTGAAGTGAAGATGCTCGACAGAGGTTCCCAGTGGGGCTGTGCTCAAAGGGCTAGAGGAGAGACAGTGCCGCATCTCAAAATGGAGGAAGTCGTCGGAGCGGTAAGGAAGGAAGGCTGCATCGAGGTCTGAGCTCAGGGAGGCTTGCGGGTTCGTATCGTCCTTGCCACGAGCAGTGGAGGGAGGAAGAGCTGAGCTGGGGTGGTCTCGGTGGCCTGCTGATCGGAAAATGCTTTTGAAGGGTAGCGGCAGCTTGAGGAtgggaaggaggaggagatggaGGGGTCTGTTTGTTTGGCTCCTTGCACCGAAGACGATGAATTTGGTCCTCCTCTTGAGGTAGCGGCCAAGCCTCCTCCCTCCTTGGCCTTTTTTTCAGATTTACAAAAGAGAGTTGTAcctctaattttttattagcaTTTAATTAACACAGTTAACGGTAAGTTGATGGAAGGGCCAAATTGATGGAGAGAAGGCCAACGTCCCAGGTGTATTTGATGGCCATAAAACGTtgaggacgaaattgatggcCGGTCCAAACGTTAGGGACTAAAATGTTAGTTTACTCAAGAAAGTAAAACCAAGGAGAACTAATACCCTCGCAATATTCCAATGAAGATGAAATACACTCGAATAATAGCGTAAGTGGTGATATCTTGAGCAAAGGAAGAAACATAGAATGagaattatttcaattttataatctTTGATCAAATCTGGGTAGTTAATCAGGCAGGTGCCCAATATTTGTAGTATACATACTTCTATTGAAATGTATAGTAAAGGTGCAAGAATCGATGAAACAACATATTTGATGGGAACCTGGACCGGTTACCAACTTAGTCATAGAAGGGATTTCGGATCACGCCCATTTCAGCTGAAAGCTGCGTTAAGTCCAAGAGCTTGAGCTTTTCTCCGCAAATTTCTTCAGGCCCTGTCTTAAGGCGCCAAGAGTTACCCCGCGATGCACCAATATGCTTGTCACGCCCATTTTTGTAATCTGTATGTCAAGATTATATAGATTAGGAAGTCTGGTTGAGATGTCTTACAACTGTAAGCGGGGAAACACAGCTAAAAGTAGTATAGTCAGAAGTAGACAGGACAAAACTCAACTGCTTGAATGTTCCTGTCCTCATCATCAAAGAACAGCATTGAGCTGAAGGGCACCCCAGTTTTCCTATGTATTCTTTGGAAATGATCTGTCTTATGAGTCCAGCTCGAATATATTTCCTGCAAAATAGCTGGAGAGGATCAGAGATTcgtaatcataataagctatAACTTACTCTAcccaacaaaaagaaaattgcagTATGACTATAGAGTCATGTACTATTGGGATGAAAGAACTAAACCGTAGAAATGTGATCTACAAATCAATTAGTTTCAAGCATGGACAGCTATCAATGACGAAATTCATCGCAGAAATAAGGGAATCATTAAGTCGAACAAAGAAGGATGCAACTAGACAGCCGTCTGCCCCCATGGAAATCCTGTGACTGCAAATTGCTTCCAAATAAAGTTCATGTGCATGAATCACATAAAATTACCAAAGTGGTAAGTGAACCCTCCAAGCTAAACAATTAACATCTCTATGAGTTGAAAGAGGAAACACAAAATAAGGATAAGAATACAGATTTCTCACCTGGGCAACAAACATGGATTGGATTCCCAATTTATCAAGAAATGTTTTGGCTATATCAGGAGTTGGCGAACGTGAAGCAATGGCCACATCAATACCCTTGTCCTTTAGTGCTTGCAATATGCCCATAGCATGTGGATATAGATAGGGCATCTCATCCTCATAGCAGCACTCGCTGTACATAAAATGGGGAAAGTATAGGTATCAAGTACAAATAGTTTTCTATTTGTATGATTAAGTTCTCTACGGCCATTTTCACCCGAATAAGAAACATACAAATGCAAAGGAAGAAATTAATATAACAATTTTTGGCTGTTTCAGAGCAAGTTCCACTCAGTCTCTCCTCCAAAGATACTAGAAAAATTGAAACCCCATTAAACTTAGACCAGCAATCCTAgaatagaaaagtaaaatctTCCATTGTAATACATCAGCCCAtcattgcaaaaaaaaaaaaaaaaacccttatGCACATAGACATATCGAGTACGTGTATAAGTACAAGAAATATATCAAATACCCGTGTATTTTGCTTCTTCAACAAGGAATGGTCAAATCATTAAATTACTGTTAGCAAACTATCTGCAAGATGGATTCAGGACTCGATGGAATAAGCATGAATAGAGCACTTCAAATAAAAGCTCCCAATGCTAAAATAATAGCAGTTAAAGCCTAAGCACAAAGCAGCAGGCTACAACAAGAATCACTTTCATCGTTTAGCATAAATGAAATAACCATACATGATGCAAGCATGTACCAAAAGGAGTGTGATATCCATATCAAGCAGCCCCATCTTACATGATTATCATATTTCCACAAGATTTTATGCCAATGTCCCGCAAAAGGCAACAATTTCCTTGACACATTGTAAATACTCAAACAAAGCAGCCACATTTACAAGAACCAATCTTTCCGATAAGCCAGAAAAGAAGATTTTCTCTGTTTTCATCAACTAATATCAAAACGGATTTGCTTTCAGCTCACAATTTAATAAAGACCTATCCCCAATGCATTCTTTCCGAGTTTTGCATGATCCACAAAGAGAAAGCGCAGCATAAGATTCATCATCAAAGAGAAAACACAGCATAAGATTCATCATCAATCTCATGAACCAACTCAATTTCCACTGAGGTTTGTTGCTTTTTGCCAGTATTAACAACCGACCATTGGATATAAAGAACAGATTTTTAGGGAGCAAAACATCATCAAACTTTCATTTGGTAACAAGCTAAGACACAGCCAACAGATGATAGCTCACGGTCAACAATGACAGAGCATTAGTTCAACTCAGCTGTATTGATTCAGCAGATAGGAGCAGAGAAAGGGGGGTCAATGGAAACGGAGATGGCATTGGTGTTGTAATTACCAGTAGAAGGGCCAGAAAGTGCAGTCGAGATCGAAGACGACGAGGCGGGGAAGCTTCTGGGAATCCTCGATGATCTGAGCCgcctccttcttcaccttctcCAGCTCCTCCCCCATTTCTCGTCCGTCCGTCGGTCCTCACCGTGCTCCGATGAACCCGACTCAGATGACAAACGACGTGGATACTCGCGTTTTGTTCGTCCAGGGATGTGGAAAGCCCGCCAAATAGCTCTTCGACACGTGCGCCTAAACTCGATCGCTCCCTCAGTGAGCCGAGCGCATGCACCCTCCCTGACATCATGGGTTCCAGACAGTCATGGTCCCACCCATGGCCAGTAAAGATAGCAAGGACCGGGACCATGGAATAATTCTCCCTAAAATTGGCCCACCGTGagttacttttcttttttttcaatattggTATCAcatcaaattttataaattgaaaagaatACAAAGCTGGGTGAAGTGAATTGATACGCAAGGGTTGGTTTTTGTGTGGCAGCACGGTGGCACTGGAATCTGTAATGTTAAATGACACGATTTTCTCGTCCGATCGATCTGAAATTACACGATGATTTATCATGTGTTCATCGTAACGATGAGGTGGAAAGTAAGGATCAGTAGATCGATCAATATCGACAGATCGATATCTGCGTACATAAATGTCTAGGGTAAGGAATATCGAGCCTCGCAATGTGTCATTTCACATTCTCAGCTCCATTGATGGTCCAAAAGAACATTCCCAACTTCATTTGACATACTGCAGCCGGTCGTCATTGGCCTCCAATGAATATGAACAATTGAAGATTCTAAAACTCGGTTCAATAAGCTCAGATGTATTATAATCTTCGTAGTAGCATTCCTCGTCGTACCATTTCATGACCAAAAGTTTCAATTCTTCTATAGAACTGCATAAGATGCCGAGTTCACTTTGCACTTTGTATGAATTGCACATGGCCATATGGATGGAATGCATATTTCCCTGGTATATACCTGAACTCCTTGGCTAAGAGCCCGATGCCAAGAGTCATAAGACCAGGCTGGGCACATTCAAAGAAATTGCTTACGAAAACACACGGAGAACTAAAAAAACTATATCTCATGTCATCACAATATACTGTCAATACATGCGAAAGTCGAAATATCGAATCAAACCAAACCCTATGTTTCACTCCCTCCCATCCCCTCATCTCACACCTATCCAATCCATCCCACCCACGTTCTTTTCtgtactatatataatatcacgACCTCTACTAGTAATAGCTCGACGTAGAAGGGAAGAAACTGAGTTCTTCCTTTTATTGGCCACATTGTACAAAAGCCCACGAACAATAATAGCCCTAATGAGTAATGACAATGGTAGGTGTTGGAGTAGAAACCTAAATCAGGTTACGCACCGCACATGCAATCGGTGGCAGGATATGTGTAGATGGACTTCTTTGGCTTTCTCAGCCTCATCTGGCCCTGCCGGTCCTTGTGCCCCTCGATCACAGCTTCTCGGAAATCGGACCAGTCTATGGTCTTGTTGAGGAAGAGTTGGCCTAAGAGTGGCATGTTGGGTCTTATGGTCTTCATATTCTCGTAGGTTCTGTGGCCCACCTGCAAACGGTGAAGCAAAGTTGTTAAGTTCATCATGCACAATTAGTATTTCAATTAAATTCCCCATCCTGGAGACAAAGAAGTACCGGACACAATGCTAATTACGATTTCATACTCACCAGTGCATTGTGCATATTTCCGGGTGAAGCGGAGACAAAGATATCACTCTGCATGCTCACATAATAATCAACTGCAGCGAGTAGAGAAGCCTTCCCTCTGATCTCGGAGAGTTCTTCGAATGAAGAGAGACTCTTCTTGTCTTCCATCAGCGGAAACAGCTTCCTCAAGGCAGAAATCCTTGCTTCCCCACCATATACCTAATGAAGAAAACATACCGAAAGTAAAACCATTAGTCCTGTAAGTCATACAAAAGAAAGTAACATCTGGACTTGGTCCCTGTGCTGAAATCATGAGGGCATGCCCTTCTTTTCTAACAATGTTGCAGAAAAAGGGGAAGTTAAATTTATTTCGATACAGGAAATCAGAAAGCTGGAACTGTTCTCTACAACTGAAGAATGCCAGACGAAAGGTCCCAAACTACTCAATAAGCAAGAACTTACAAATAATATGCTGCATATACAGTTATTCTTGAAGAGAAGAGCCAAGTTACCTTGTGGGAGGCAAGGTATAGATGAGTATTCTTGTCAAAGCCCATAGCAGCTAGCAGCAGACCGATCTCCTCGGGGGTCAACGGGCATCGCCCCTGGCTCCTCAATTCCTCATCCGTGAATTGGGAATTGAGGACTCTTCCTTGCCAAATCATTTGTCGATACTTAGCTAGAGCCAGTTTCTCAACTTTGCCCCCACCAAAATCGCATGCCGAGTGAGCAGCCATATCCTAGAACAAccaaatagaaaatataagaTTATCAAAAAATTGCAAGTTTCATATGCAAAGAGAGCAGCAGCAATTCACATAAGCGATTATACCTTGTCAAAACGAAGATGTAGCACAACAAACTTCCCAGGCTGCCCATTACTTGAATCAGTGACCCTACGAATATAGTTGGTTTCGGCAGTTTCACTGTCGCCAGAATTATAACGCAAGCGATTGACAAGAGCCTCTCCCAGAGCTCTAATGTGAGGAACAAAAGTAAGGGCTTGGAAGTTGACTTTGCATCGCAGTTTTTGCATTTCCATTGGCAGGTTATCAAAGGTCAGGCGGTGAGAGAAAGGAGCAATAGCTGCAATTCCGTggctgaaaaataaatttacaagaCATACAGATTATTAATAAGGTGAAGTGGAAATGTTGGAAAAAGCCCAGGACTTCTACATGCGATGAGACGAATATGAATGGAAGAAAATGAGATTCCATGGGAGATGATATAATAACTAATCGAGCAAATTAGGCATCATAATAGTGAATGCAGCTAAGCAATTAAAACCCCCACCTGCTGATGAACACCATACAACATAATGGCGAAAAGAGTTGGATGTGGGACATTTTGCACTAAAACTATTTGTAATTGAATATTGTATCTAATGTCAGATATCAATGCACATGCCAGAAGGTGTTTTCTTTTGCTAGTAAATACAAACCTTCGGAGAACAGGCAAGACATTGTCCTGGTACCAGTTGGCAGAAGCATGAACTGGCGCGGTCTTAATTCGAGTGGGTCGAATGGCTGCAGCATAATACTCTCTAGTGCTCCACGAGAACTCATCAGGAAGTTCTCTCACTATTGAGATATCATCCTTCAGAACATTTATGAAGTGTTCCACATCAAAGATGTCTTCAAAAGAACTGCCAATGTCAAGTCACTTTGATGAGAATTAAGAGTTTCTTTGGCAGAAGAAAGAACAACATCTAGATATCGCGAATAGTACCTAGAATCTTGCCAAACCGGATTCACTTCGAGATGCGGGATCACAAGAGTGGCATTCAGTATTTTTGCCACGGCCACTGCATCGCATATCTATGGAGCAAATAAACAAGCATTATTTGAGATCTTCACTCAGACGAACTCTTTGAAATTCCAGAAATTCTTCAAACAGTTATATTTGTTTCGCAGCAATTAGCCATAAAGGATATCCCCTAATTAAATGTGTCCAACTAGCCACTGCAACAAAAATTGTCTCAAAAATTGTATTCCCATAAGGCGCTACACatgagttttataaaatttatcgtTCTGTAAACATTTTTGGAAATCTGAAGACTTATCAATGAAAATTCTTACCcccattctttgttgattcAGACCTCCATCGAGGAAGACTTGAAGGTATCCTTCAGATTTCTCGGG from Punica granatum isolate Tunisia-2019 chromosome 3, ASM765513v2, whole genome shotgun sequence includes:
- the LOC116199591 gene encoding magnesium-dependent phosphatase 1-like codes for the protein MGEELEKVKKEAAQIIEDSQKLPRLVVFDLDCTFWPFYCECCYEDEMPYLYPHAMGILQALKDKGIDVAIASRSPTPDIAKTFLDKLGIQSMFVAQEIYSSWTHKTDHFQRIHRKTGVPFSSMLFFDDEDRNIQAITKMGVTSILVHRGVTLGALRQGLKKFAEKSSSSWT
- the LOC116199590 gene encoding O-fucosyltransferase 39 — protein: MKLCGGLVLSVFLLGLLGTVAHASSPSVLTEWTGIKPRHMRLFRSALQRQTSDEEQSYLWNPLPNQKWGKCMRSSSTSSLPEKSEGYLQVFLDGGLNQQRMGICDAVAVAKILNATLVIPHLEVNPVWQDSSSFEDIFDVEHFINVLKDDISIVRELPDEFSWSTREYYAAAIRPTRIKTAPVHASANWYQDNVLPVLRSHGIAAIAPFSHRLTFDNLPMEMQKLRCKVNFQALTFVPHIRALGEALVNRLRYNSGDSETAETNYIRRVTDSSNGQPGKFVVLHLRFDKDMAAHSACDFGGGKVEKLALAKYRQMIWQGRVLNSQFTDEELRSQGRCPLTPEEIGLLLAAMGFDKNTHLYLASHKVYGGEARISALRKLFPLMEDKKSLSSFEELSEIRGKASLLAAVDYYVSMQSDIFVSASPGNMHNALVGHRTYENMKTIRPNMPLLGQLFLNKTIDWSDFREAVIEGHKDRQGQMRLRKPKKSIYTYPATDCMCGA